In one Streptomyces sp. NBC_01288 genomic region, the following are encoded:
- a CDS encoding beta-galactosidase produces MPSPAPHDRLPLAFGGDYNPEQWPQEVWEEDVRLMREAGVTAVSLGVFSWARMEPRPGEYDWEWLDTVMGLLHASGISVNLGTPTVVPPAWFYRAHPDALPVTREGVRLAFGSRGAICHSNPAYRSAAATITRALAERYGSHPAVVLWHVHNEYGAPVLACYCDVCAAAFRGWLRERHDTLDALNHAWGTAFWGQQYGDWEEITPPRATPSVCNPTQQLDYHRFADAQARANFVAERDILHRLSPGVPVTTNFMVAPSQGQTVDYWAWAKEVDLVTNDHYLMTDGRRTHVNLALAADLTRSVAGGGPWLLLEHATSGVNWQPYNPAKRPGEMARNSLGHVARGSEGAMFFQWRQSQSGAEKFHTAMLANSGTDNRGWREVTDLGKRVADLAELRGTRTRGDVAMVWSWDSWWAQSLEWRPSQDLDARERLDSFYEALYDRHLTVDFLPPTGLSDLDPERYPLLVVPQLYAAPVGVGADLERYVSRGGTLLVSFFSGIVDENDTLHPGAYPGALRDVLGLTVEEFDPLLPGETVNVRGADGSLYAADLWSEVVVPGEGCETVAAFADGRTAGGPALTRYALGSGASWYLATRLTGADLAAVVDLALADAGITPVDLPRDVELVVREGESGTFRFAVNHTGGEVKVVLPDGSRAAVPPGGVEVFRDPR; encoded by the coding sequence ATGCCGTCCCCCGCCCCCCACGACCGTCTGCCGCTCGCCTTCGGAGGTGACTACAACCCCGAGCAGTGGCCGCAGGAGGTCTGGGAGGAGGACGTACGGCTGATGCGGGAGGCCGGGGTCACGGCGGTCTCCCTCGGCGTCTTCTCCTGGGCCCGGATGGAGCCGCGTCCCGGTGAGTACGACTGGGAGTGGCTGGACACGGTGATGGGCCTGCTGCACGCGTCCGGGATCTCCGTGAACCTCGGCACGCCGACTGTCGTACCGCCGGCGTGGTTCTACCGCGCGCACCCCGACGCGCTCCCGGTGACGCGCGAGGGAGTCCGCCTCGCCTTCGGCTCGCGGGGCGCGATCTGCCACTCCAACCCGGCCTATCGGTCGGCCGCGGCCACGATCACGCGGGCGCTGGCCGAGCGCTACGGCAGCCACCCGGCCGTGGTCCTGTGGCACGTCCACAACGAGTACGGCGCCCCCGTCCTCGCCTGCTACTGCGATGTGTGCGCGGCGGCTTTCCGGGGCTGGCTGCGCGAGCGCCACGACACCCTCGATGCCCTCAACCACGCCTGGGGAACGGCGTTTTGGGGCCAGCAGTACGGCGACTGGGAGGAGATCACTCCGCCCCGGGCGACCCCGTCCGTATGCAATCCCACCCAGCAACTCGACTACCACCGCTTCGCCGACGCCCAGGCCCGCGCCAACTTCGTCGCCGAGCGGGACATCCTGCACCGCCTCTCCCCCGGCGTCCCCGTCACCACCAACTTCATGGTCGCGCCGAGCCAGGGCCAGACCGTGGACTACTGGGCCTGGGCGAAGGAGGTCGACCTCGTCACCAACGACCACTACCTGATGACCGACGGCCGCCGCACGCACGTGAACCTGGCGCTGGCGGCGGACTTGACCCGCTCGGTGGCGGGCGGTGGCCCGTGGCTGCTCCTGGAACACGCCACGTCCGGGGTCAACTGGCAGCCGTACAACCCCGCGAAGCGTCCCGGTGAGATGGCGCGCAACTCGCTCGGGCATGTGGCCCGGGGTTCCGAGGGCGCGATGTTCTTCCAGTGGCGGCAGTCGCAGTCGGGGGCGGAGAAGTTCCACACGGCGATGCTGGCGAACTCCGGTACGGACAACCGGGGTTGGCGTGAGGTCACCGACCTCGGGAAGCGTGTCGCCGACCTCGCGGAGCTACGGGGTACGCGGACCCGGGGTGACGTGGCGATGGTCTGGTCGTGGGACTCCTGGTGGGCGCAGAGCCTTGAGTGGCGGCCGAGTCAGGATCTGGACGCGCGGGAACGGTTGGATTCGTTCTACGAGGCCCTGTACGACCGGCACTTGACGGTGGACTTCCTGCCGCCGACGGGGCTGTCCGACCTGGACCCGGAGCGGTATCCGCTGCTGGTGGTACCGCAGTTGTACGCGGCGCCGGTGGGGGTGGGGGCGGATCTGGAGCGGTATGTGTCGCGGGGCGGGACTCTGCTCGTCTCCTTCTTCTCCGGGATCGTCGACGAGAACGACACGCTGCATCCGGGCGCGTATCCGGGGGCGTTGCGGGATGTACTCGGGCTGACGGTCGAGGAGTTCGACCCGTTGCTGCCCGGGGAGACGGTAAACGTGCGGGGTGCGGACGGCTCGTTGTACGCGGCGGATCTGTGGTCCGAGGTGGTCGTGCCGGGTGAGGGGTGCGAGACGGTCGCCGCCTTCGCGGACGGTCGTACGGCGGGAGGGCCCGCGTTGACCCGGTACGCGCTGGGGTCGGGGGCTTCCTGGTACTTGGCGACGCGGCTGACGGGCGCCGACCTGGCCGCCGTCGTCGACCTCGCCCTCGCGGACGCGGGGATCACGCCGGTCGATCTGCCCCGCGATGTCGAACTCGTCGTACGGGAGGGCGAGTCGGGGACGTTTCGCTTCGCGGTGAACCACACCGGGGGCGAGGTGAAGGTGGTGCTGCCGGACGGGAGTCGGGCGGCGGTCCCGCCGGGCGGGGTGGAGGTTTTCCGGGACCCGCGCTGA
- a CDS encoding glycoside hydrolase family 53 protein, whose protein sequence is MRRRSVLTAAGAAALAVPVLGAVPAVAADRRRLEIRGMDISSLPKDEAHGAIYRRADGRRDDPIRILADAGVTHARLKVWVNPADGYNNKKHILPLAKRLRRAGIGIWVDFHYSDTWADPAHQTKPAAWADLDVAGLTRAVYDHTADVLGALCRQGTPADLVQIGNEINGGLLWPTGKNWGDDGGGWGNLTTFLKAGLNAARDTTPRIRTMLHIASGGDNGTSRWWYDNVVADGVDFDIIAQSYYPFWHGTPDAAAANLADLAARYDKPVLIAETAYPFTLESEDATNDIMYDASQLTEGYPATPAGQSAWLRTVADLMANVPGNKGLGYCYWEGVWTYRAGDGWDPADPTSGNAWENLALFDFQDKALPGLRTLGRYRS, encoded by the coding sequence ATGCGCAGACGCAGTGTTCTTACGGCGGCGGGAGCGGCGGCACTCGCGGTACCGGTGCTGGGCGCGGTGCCCGCGGTCGCCGCTGACCGGCGGCGATTGGAGATCCGGGGGATGGACATCTCGTCCCTCCCCAAGGACGAGGCGCACGGGGCGATTTACCGCCGGGCCGACGGCCGCCGGGACGATCCGATCCGCATCCTGGCGGACGCGGGCGTCACCCACGCCCGCCTCAAGGTCTGGGTGAACCCGGCCGACGGTTACAACAACAAGAAGCACATCCTGCCGTTGGCGAAGCGGTTGCGCCGGGCGGGGATCGGCATCTGGGTCGACTTCCACTACTCCGACACGTGGGCGGACCCGGCCCACCAGACCAAGCCGGCGGCCTGGGCCGACCTGGATGTGGCGGGCCTGACGAGGGCGGTCTACGACCACACGGCGGACGTCCTGGGCGCGTTGTGCCGCCAGGGCACCCCGGCCGACCTGGTCCAGATCGGCAACGAGATCAACGGCGGGCTGCTCTGGCCGACCGGCAAGAACTGGGGTGACGACGGCGGGGGTTGGGGCAACCTGACGACGTTCTTGAAGGCAGGTCTGAATGCCGCCCGGGACACGACCCCGCGTATCCGCACGATGCTCCACATAGCCTCCGGCGGCGACAACGGCACATCGCGTTGGTGGTACGACAACGTGGTGGCCGACGGGGTCGACTTCGACATCATCGCCCAGTCGTACTACCCGTTCTGGCACGGCACCCCGGATGCGGCGGCGGCCAACTTGGCGGATCTGGCGGCCCGTTACGACAAGCCTGTGCTGATCGCGGAGACGGCGTACCCGTTCACGTTGGAGAGCGAGGACGCGACGAACGACATCATGTACGACGCGTCGCAGCTGACGGAGGGGTATCCGGCGACACCGGCGGGCCAGTCGGCGTGGCTGCGGACCGTGGCGGACCTGATGGCGAACGTTCCCGGCAACAAGGGCCTGGGCTACTGCTATTGGGAGGGCGTGTGGACGTATCGGGCCGGTGACGGCTGGGACCCGGCGGATCCGACGTCCGGCAACGCGTGGGAGAACCTGGCGTTGTTCGACTTCCAGGACAAGGCGCTGCCGGGGTTGAGGACGCTGGGCCGTTACCGCTCGTAA
- a CDS encoding helix-turn-helix domain-containing protein, which yields MDKEPEQVNGEADEPGWEVDPDDEWGLAVLATVGRQLRLRREAAGMRVPDFAVVVGYGEDLVYKIEGGKRIPRPEYLDKAEEVLRADGLISAMKEDVARVRYPKKVRALAKMEAQAVELQLYDPLNIHGLLQTPEYARTLLLMRRPAYTEDEVERYIAARLARKAIFKRDPGPELSFVLEEWTLRRPLGGKAVLRRQLEDLLDTGQLRNVDLQVMPMDREEHAGVAGGIEVLKFADGSAVGRSPAVANGRPVSEPRQLRILELRYGIIRAEALTPRESRAFIEQLLGET from the coding sequence GTGGACAAGGAACCGGAGCAGGTCAACGGCGAAGCGGACGAGCCGGGTTGGGAGGTGGACCCGGACGACGAGTGGGGGTTGGCGGTCCTTGCGACGGTCGGGCGGCAGTTGAGGCTGCGGCGCGAGGCTGCGGGGATGCGGGTCCCGGACTTCGCGGTGGTGGTGGGGTACGGAGAAGACCTCGTCTACAAGATCGAGGGTGGGAAGCGGATTCCTCGGCCTGAGTATCTGGACAAGGCGGAGGAGGTGTTGAGGGCGGATGGACTGATCTCCGCGATGAAGGAGGATGTGGCGAGGGTCCGGTACCCGAAGAAGGTACGAGCCCTGGCCAAGATGGAGGCGCAGGCGGTCGAGCTCCAGCTCTACGATCCCCTGAACATCCACGGGTTGCTTCAGACGCCGGAGTACGCACGCACCCTTCTTCTGATGAGGCGCCCCGCGTACACCGAGGACGAGGTAGAGCGGTACATCGCCGCGCGTCTGGCACGCAAGGCGATCTTCAAGCGGGACCCCGGTCCTGAACTCAGCTTCGTCCTGGAGGAGTGGACGCTTCGACGTCCGCTCGGCGGCAAGGCGGTACTGCGCCGCCAACTCGAAGATCTGCTGGATACAGGACAGTTGAGGAACGTCGACCTCCAGGTGATGCCGATGGACCGCGAAGAGCACGCTGGAGTGGCCGGTGGCATCGAGGTACTGAAGTTCGCCGACGGCTCGGCGGTAGGGCGCTCGCCGGCTGTGGCAAACGGTCGGCCGGTCTCCGAACCCAGGCAGCTCCGTATCCTTGAACTGCGGTATGGCATCATCCGGGCTGAGGCCCTCACACCGCGTGAGTCGAGGGCCTTCATCGAGCAACTGCTGGGGGAAACATGA
- a CDS encoding DUF397 domain-containing protein: protein MIREPELAWFKSSYSSSSEGDSCVEVATTPATIHIRDSKHNTQGPQFTVTAAAWTDFVTYTSEA, encoded by the coding sequence ATGATCCGCGAGCCCGAACTGGCCTGGTTCAAGAGCAGCTACAGCAGTAGCAGCGAAGGCGACTCCTGCGTCGAAGTGGCCACCACCCCCGCCACCATCCACATCCGCGACTCCAAGCACAACACCCAGGGCCCCCAGTTCACCGTCACGGCAGCCGCCTGGACGGACTTCGTGACGTACACATCCGAAGCCTGA
- a CDS encoding Lrp/AsnC family transcriptional regulator has product MDESGSHRIDEDDVALIDALHVNPRASFEQLGPALGMSAVTAGRRWRRLTRAGLAWISSAPGPAMPLASAVVEVACAPGDAADVARALAARPQVFSVHLTAGGHDIYALVLAKDTAAMARLLLDDIGRVPAIRQLTVRIATHVFSGVHWRLGAIDPEAVEALSSADSSDHATTREPNAFDQALFLALQSDGRTTIRDLSRDLDRSERAVTRRLESLVRAGVLAFRTDFVRSEGGWPAQVALSLRVPDESLHEVGSRVGAWPQTRVCAAVIGAANLFVTVQLHDLPALEPLLRRIRATWPSVEVTDRQVVLRPVKSWGRLLDTEGRAIDTVPVDPWA; this is encoded by the coding sequence ATGGACGAGAGCGGCAGCCACCGGATCGACGAGGACGACGTCGCCCTCATCGACGCCCTGCACGTCAATCCGCGTGCCAGCTTCGAACAGCTCGGCCCTGCCCTGGGCATGTCCGCGGTCACGGCCGGGCGGCGCTGGCGACGACTCACCCGGGCGGGCCTGGCCTGGATCTCCAGCGCGCCCGGCCCGGCGATGCCGCTGGCGAGCGCCGTGGTCGAGGTGGCCTGCGCACCGGGCGACGCCGCCGACGTCGCCAGGGCGCTGGCGGCCCGGCCGCAGGTCTTCAGCGTCCACCTGACCGCGGGCGGCCACGACATCTACGCCCTGGTGCTGGCCAAGGACACCGCGGCCATGGCACGTCTGCTCCTCGACGACATCGGTCGCGTCCCCGCGATACGGCAGCTCACGGTTCGCATCGCGACCCACGTGTTCAGCGGCGTGCACTGGCGCCTGGGGGCGATCGACCCCGAGGCCGTGGAAGCCCTGTCGTCCGCGGATTCCTCCGACCACGCCACGACGCGGGAGCCGAACGCATTCGACCAGGCCCTGTTCCTGGCCCTCCAGAGCGACGGACGCACGACCATCCGCGATCTGTCCCGCGACCTGGACCGGTCCGAGCGAGCGGTCACACGGCGCCTGGAGAGCCTGGTGCGCGCCGGAGTGCTCGCGTTCCGGACCGACTTCGTACGATCCGAGGGCGGCTGGCCCGCGCAGGTCGCGCTGTCCCTGCGGGTTCCCGACGAGTCGCTGCACGAGGTGGGCAGCCGGGTGGGCGCGTGGCCACAGACCCGGGTCTGCGCGGCCGTGATCGGGGCGGCCAACCTGTTCGTCACCGTGCAGCTCCACGATCTGCCGGCTCTCGAACCCCTGCTACGGCGCATCCGCGCGACCTGGCCGTCCGTCGAGGTGACAGACCGACAGGTCGTCCTACGCCCGGTCAAGTCTTGGGGCAGGCTTCTCGACACCGAAGGCCGCGCGATCGACACGGTCCCGGTCGATCCCTGGGCTTGA
- a CDS encoding alpha/beta hydrolase family esterase yields the protein MSHVVRGELTVDGRRRTYVVVTGGSPSPVPPSGRPLVVFFHGTAQTGNGMRHFSGDSFDALAYRAGAVVVYPDGYRRDWNGARDIDTPAQRHGVDDVAFFTALVEQMAVRHDVDAGRVVTVGFSLGGQMVMRLLHDVPERLAAAAIISSTQPDAAHFTAAHRGPDASRPVPLVLFHGTADPLAPYQGGIVSVHGLFPRGLHLSAPDTAAYYAARNGIAGAPVSEPLRQPGGAEVPAVTVTTYGGDTDAPVALFTVHGGGHQVHNAVRAPLRWLLGPGCRGLVCADVIARRFALVPG from the coding sequence GTGTCGCACGTCGTACGCGGGGAACTGACGGTGGACGGGCGCAGGCGCACCTACGTCGTGGTGACCGGCGGGTCCCCGTCGCCGGTGCCGCCGTCCGGACGGCCGCTGGTGGTGTTCTTCCACGGCACGGCCCAGACCGGTAACGGCATGCGCCACTTCAGCGGCGACTCCTTCGACGCACTGGCCTACCGCGCCGGAGCCGTCGTCGTGTATCCCGACGGTTACCGCCGGGACTGGAACGGCGCACGCGACATCGACACGCCCGCGCAACGGCACGGTGTCGACGACGTCGCCTTCTTTACGGCGCTGGTCGAGCAGATGGCCGTACGGCACGACGTCGACGCGGGTCGGGTCGTCACGGTCGGCTTCTCGCTGGGGGGCCAGATGGTGATGCGCCTGCTGCACGACGTACCGGAACGACTGGCCGCGGCCGCGATCATCAGCAGTACCCAGCCCGACGCCGCCCATTTCACCGCCGCACACCGCGGGCCGGACGCGAGCAGACCGGTTCCGCTGGTCCTGTTCCACGGCACCGCCGACCCGCTCGCCCCCTACCAGGGCGGCATCGTCAGCGTGCACGGCCTCTTCCCGCGCGGGCTGCACCTTTCGGCGCCCGATACGGCCGCGTACTACGCCGCCCGCAACGGCATCGCCGGGGCCCCGGTGAGCGAACCACTGCGGCAACCGGGTGGCGCGGAGGTGCCCGCCGTCACCGTGACGACCTACGGCGGGGACACCGACGCCCCGGTGGCGCTGTTCACCGTCCACGGCGGCGGGCACCAGGTGCACAACGCCGTTCGCGCACCGCTGCGGTGGCTGCTGGGTCCGGGGTGCCGCGGCCTTGTGTGCGCCGACGTGATCGCGCGGCGGTTCGCGCTGGTGCCGGGGTAG
- a CDS encoding CoA transferase, which yields MGFSAAEERDGFDPVVCLEELLAPLGLSTADTGGEVTFAGQDPIVPDRIRLGAAIGIPMMAAAVGAAALHRIRSGVGQDLRLDLRQAIHHVTPHAFWHPTLAGELPEHSLIFDNPFLLDSYRTRDGRTVMASGVYPHLAAKWCRFLDVPPDRDKVAAAFAKWDAFELEEAANAVDLPLCVARTAQEWAAHPQGALLASQPVVGLERIGPAPVKKFSASDRPLDGVKVLSFTHAVAGPTVGRTMAEQGADVLCATRANDYEHAFIYTQANIGSRSTLLDLNSENGRRLAEELLAEADVVVNNHRGDKLERLGLAPEELAERHPGLVQVSVTCYGSQGPWSARGGFDMNGSAASGLMAAAGSEQEPKLPVTGMINDFVTGYMGAVGATAGLVKQATVGGSWHVTVNLTRNAMWYLTLGLVDPALAGSDEEHSLREPKAFDADTPLGALHFPAPQVEFGRTPPAWPEPALVPRGSSSPQWR from the coding sequence ATGGGTTTCTCTGCGGCGGAGGAGCGGGACGGGTTCGATCCGGTGGTGTGTCTGGAGGAGCTTCTGGCGCCGTTGGGTCTTTCCACGGCTGACACCGGCGGTGAGGTGACGTTCGCGGGCCAGGACCCGATCGTGCCCGATCGGATTCGGCTGGGTGCCGCCATCGGTATCCCGATGATGGCCGCGGCGGTGGGTGCGGCGGCGCTGCACCGCATCCGGTCGGGCGTCGGACAGGACCTGCGTCTGGACCTGCGGCAGGCCATCCACCATGTCACCCCGCACGCCTTCTGGCATCCGACGCTGGCCGGTGAGCTGCCCGAGCACTCGCTGATCTTCGACAACCCGTTCCTGCTCGACAGTTACCGCACCCGGGACGGGCGGACCGTCATGGCGTCGGGTGTCTATCCGCATCTGGCGGCGAAGTGGTGCCGCTTCCTGGACGTTCCGCCGGACCGGGACAAGGTCGCCGCGGCGTTCGCGAAGTGGGACGCGTTCGAACTGGAAGAGGCGGCCAACGCTGTTGACCTGCCCCTGTGCGTGGCGCGCACCGCGCAGGAGTGGGCGGCACATCCGCAGGGTGCGCTGCTGGCTTCGCAGCCGGTCGTCGGGCTGGAGCGGATCGGCCCGGCCCCCGTGAAGAAATTCTCCGCCTCCGACCGCCCCCTGGACGGGGTCAAGGTGCTGTCGTTCACGCACGCGGTGGCGGGTCCGACCGTCGGCCGGACGATGGCGGAGCAGGGCGCCGACGTCCTGTGCGCGACCCGGGCCAACGACTACGAGCACGCCTTCATCTACACCCAGGCCAACATCGGATCGCGCAGCACGCTGCTGGACCTGAACTCGGAGAACGGCAGGCGGCTGGCCGAGGAACTGCTGGCCGAGGCCGACGTCGTGGTCAACAACCACCGCGGCGACAAGCTCGAACGGCTCGGGCTCGCCCCGGAGGAACTCGCCGAGCGCCACCCCGGCCTGGTGCAGGTGTCGGTCACCTGTTACGGCTCCCAGGGGCCGTGGTCCGCCCGCGGCGGTTTCGACATGAACGGTTCCGCCGCCTCCGGCCTCATGGCGGCAGCCGGGTCCGAGCAGGAACCGAAGCTGCCCGTCACCGGCATGATCAATGACTTCGTCACCGGCTACATGGGGGCCGTCGGCGCCACCGCCGGCCTGGTCAAACAGGCGACTGTGGGCGGGAGTTGGCATGTGACGGTGAACCTGACCCGCAACGCCATGTGGTATCTGACCCTGGGGCTGGTCGACCCGGCGCTGGCCGGCAGCGACGAGGAACACAGCCTGCGGGAGCCGAAGGCGTTCGACGCGGACACCCCGCTGGGCGCCCTGCACTTCCCCGCGCCGCAGGTCGAGTTCGGCCGGACTCCGCCCGCCTGGCCGGAGCCCGCGCTGGTGCCACGCGGTTCGAGCAGCCCCCAGTGGCGGTGA
- a CDS encoding formylglycine-generating enzyme family protein: MATPSHIDLTPIPPGQVTLTDRRTQRSWTVDLAPFHLGTLPVTQEQYAQVTGEHPSTAQGSGHLPVETVSWREAVLFCNSLSQQEELTPAYDFDAEGEPLLRGPSTDGYRLPTEAEWEYACRAGTSGPRYGPLDDIAWHRGNSDERPHEPGARLPNPWGLHDMLGNVWEWCWDLYDPEVYGTYRVLRGGGWFDEHWSCRASVRRRSHPTFRVDDVGFRVARSVTS, from the coding sequence ATGGCCACGCCCTCACACATCGACCTCACTCCGATCCCACCCGGCCAGGTCACCCTCACCGACCGCCGCACGCAACGCAGTTGGACGGTCGACCTCGCCCCCTTCCACCTCGGCACCCTCCCCGTCACCCAGGAGCAGTACGCCCAGGTCACCGGCGAACACCCGAGCACCGCACAGGGCAGCGGCCACCTCCCCGTGGAGACCGTGTCGTGGCGGGAGGCGGTCCTCTTCTGCAACTCCCTGTCCCAGCAAGAAGAGTTGACCCCGGCGTACGACTTCGACGCCGAAGGCGAACCCCTCCTACGGGGACCCTCGACCGACGGCTACCGCCTCCCCACCGAAGCCGAGTGGGAGTACGCGTGCCGGGCGGGGACGAGCGGCCCCCGCTACGGCCCCCTCGACGACATCGCCTGGCACCGCGGCAACTCCGACGAACGCCCCCACGAACCGGGCGCCCGACTCCCCAACCCGTGGGGCCTGCACGACATGCTGGGCAACGTGTGGGAGTGGTGCTGGGACCTCTACGACCCCGAGGTCTACGGCACGTACCGCGTCCTGCGCGGCGGCGGGTGGTTCGACGAGCACTGGAGCTGCCGCGCCTCCGTACGCCGCCGAAGCCACCCGACGTTCCGGGTGGACGACGTGGGCTTCCGCGTCGCCCGGTCCGTCACGAGCTGA
- a CDS encoding NAD(P)-binding domain-containing protein encodes MIQPVAVIGAGPFGLSTAAHLRARGIPVRVFGEPMVSWRDHMPAGMLLKSTPAASSLDAPQPGHNLVDYCDAAGIPRLVTDEDIIPVETFIAYGEWFQQKLVPELERVRVVSVDRKADRNGDRGKGGGFELKLDSGELFTARAVVVATGLYGLAHLPPELAAAAVDGPAPTGPVSHSSQHHDLSAFKGKELIVVGAGQSALETAVLAAEAGANVRIVSRGHGRVAFGAPPWKQPKLRPESPFGRAWSLWALSYHPQPYRHLPEQTRHYLVRRVLGPLGAWWLRERFEGKVQVSEVERIVRAEAAGGAGAANGGPVLTVATPGGSTQQLTADHVISATGYRVDIAAMDFLGHELRTQLAVSRGTPKLGAGYVSSVPGVYFTGLPSASSYGPVMRFVCGTEFASPRLVKHLAAAHG; translated from the coding sequence GTGATTCAACCGGTAGCAGTCATCGGCGCCGGGCCGTTCGGCCTGTCCACCGCCGCGCATCTGCGGGCGCGTGGCATTCCGGTCCGTGTCTTCGGCGAGCCCATGGTCAGTTGGCGTGACCACATGCCCGCCGGGATGCTCCTGAAGTCGACTCCGGCCGCCTCCAGCCTCGACGCCCCGCAGCCAGGCCACAACCTCGTCGACTACTGCGACGCGGCCGGCATCCCCCGCCTGGTCACCGACGAGGACATCATCCCCGTGGAGACCTTCATCGCCTACGGCGAGTGGTTCCAGCAGAAGCTGGTGCCCGAGCTGGAGCGGGTGCGAGTCGTCTCCGTCGACCGGAAAGCGGATCGGAACGGGGACCGTGGCAAGGGCGGCGGCTTCGAACTCAAGCTGGACTCGGGGGAGTTGTTCACGGCGAGGGCGGTCGTGGTCGCGACCGGGCTGTACGGACTGGCCCACCTCCCGCCGGAGTTGGCCGCCGCGGCGGTCGACGGGCCCGCGCCCACCGGTCCCGTCTCGCACAGTTCCCAGCACCACGACCTGAGCGCGTTCAAGGGCAAGGAGCTGATCGTCGTCGGCGCCGGTCAATCCGCCCTGGAGACTGCGGTGTTGGCGGCGGAGGCGGGTGCGAACGTGCGGATCGTCTCGCGCGGGCACGGCCGGGTCGCCTTCGGCGCACCCCCGTGGAAGCAGCCGAAGCTGCGCCCCGAGTCGCCGTTCGGGCGGGCGTGGTCGCTGTGGGCGCTGAGTTACCACCCCCAGCCGTACCGCCACCTCCCCGAGCAGACCCGGCACTACCTGGTCCGCCGGGTGCTCGGGCCGCTCGGGGCGTGGTGGCTGCGCGAGCGGTTCGAGGGGAAGGTACAGGTCAGCGAGGTCGAGCGGATCGTACGGGCGGAGGCGGCAGGCGGCGCGGGCGCGGCGAACGGCGGCCCGGTGCTCACCGTCGCGACGCCGGGCGGGAGCACGCAGCAACTCACCGCCGATCACGTCATATCCGCGACGGGCTACCGGGTCGACATCGCGGCGATGGACTTCCTCGGGCACGAGCTGCGCACCCAGCTGGCGGTGAGCCGGGGCACGCCGAAACTCGGCGCCGGGTATGTGTCGTCCGTGCCGGGCGTGTACTTCACGGGGCTTCCGTCGGCGTCGTCGTACGGGCCGGTGATGCGGTTCGTGTGCGGGACGGAGTTCGCGTCGCCGAGGTTGGTGAAGCATCTGGCGGCAGCGCACGGGTAG
- a CDS encoding carboxylate--amine ligase, producing the protein MAKRTSSVPFEADREVPGLIVKFGHYPLHHGGVGAIRSLGRLGVPMYAITEDRYTPAAASRYLERAFVWPTTGTEEPGRLVEGLLRVGRRIGRPAVLIPTDEEAAVLIAEHQDVLGSRFLFPRVEPKLPRRLASKQGLHELCVEHGIPSPAAAFPQSYDDIVDFAEKARFPIVAKNREAFVRRSRPAVNGTTRIATREGLLTLARDWGEHPGVILQEYLPREDAEDWIVHAYFDQDSTPLAMFTGVKVRSWPPHAGMTANAYVVDNPELADLAARFIKQIGFTGIIDLDLRFDRRDGQYKLLDFNPRMGAQFRLFENESGVDVVRAMHLDLTGRSVPEGEQRAGHRYIVENIDLPALLAYRRSGYTTPHAPARASGTELAWLAGDDLRPFFTMLARFVRPGAKHLYQLWRTNRRGSSTSSGKQ; encoded by the coding sequence GTGGCCAAGCGCACCAGCAGTGTGCCTTTCGAGGCGGACCGCGAAGTGCCGGGCCTGATCGTGAAGTTCGGCCACTATCCACTGCATCACGGCGGGGTGGGTGCGATCCGGAGTCTGGGGCGCCTCGGCGTGCCGATGTATGCGATCACGGAGGACCGTTACACGCCGGCGGCCGCGTCCCGTTATCTGGAGCGCGCGTTCGTGTGGCCGACGACCGGCACGGAGGAACCCGGTCGACTGGTGGAGGGTCTGCTGCGCGTCGGGCGCCGTATCGGCCGGCCCGCCGTCCTCATCCCCACCGACGAGGAGGCCGCCGTCCTGATCGCCGAGCACCAGGACGTGCTCGGTTCCCGCTTCCTCTTCCCGCGTGTGGAACCGAAGTTGCCGCGTCGCCTCGCGAGCAAGCAGGGGCTGCACGAACTCTGTGTGGAACACGGCATCCCCAGCCCCGCGGCGGCCTTCCCGCAGTCGTACGACGACATCGTCGACTTCGCCGAGAAGGCCCGCTTCCCGATCGTGGCCAAGAACAGGGAGGCATTCGTACGGCGCTCCCGGCCGGCCGTCAACGGGACGACGAGGATCGCGACCCGCGAGGGGCTGCTCACGCTCGCCCGGGACTGGGGCGAGCACCCCGGGGTGATCCTCCAGGAGTATCTGCCGAGGGAGGACGCCGAGGACTGGATCGTGCACGCGTACTTCGACCAGGACTCGACCCCGCTCGCCATGTTCACCGGCGTGAAGGTGCGCTCCTGGCCGCCGCACGCGGGCATGACGGCAAATGCGTATGTCGTGGACAATCCGGAACTCGCGGACCTCGCCGCACGTTTCATCAAACAGATCGGCTTCACCGGAATCATCGACCTCGACCTGCGCTTCGACCGGCGCGACGGTCAGTACAAACTGCTCGACTTCAACCCCCGCATGGGCGCCCAGTTCCGGCTCTTCGAGAACGAGTCGGGGGTGGACGTGGTCCGCGCCATGCACCTCGACCTGACCGGCCGCTCCGTCCCGGAGGGGGAGCAGCGCGCCGGCCACCGGTACATCGTGGAGAACATCGACCTGCCCGCCCTCCTCGCCTACCGCCGCAGCGGCTATACGACGCCGCACGCACCGGCGCGGGCGAGCGGGACGGAGCTGGCCTGGCTCGCGGGTGACGACCTGCGGCCGTTCTTCACGATGCTGGCCCGCTTCGTGCGGCCGGGCGCGAAGCATCTGTATCAACTGTGGCGCACCAACCGGCGTGGCAGCAGCACCAGTAGCGGCAAGCAGTAA